A window of Poecilia reticulata strain Guanapo linkage group LG7, Guppy_female_1.0+MT, whole genome shotgun sequence genomic DNA:
TCGATCTTTCGAGTACAGCTCAAAGCTTGGATTCTTCTTCAATATTGGAACACTCCCAAAGtcagctgaaacacagagctTGATGATATCTGAATCTACTGTCAGTTTTGATCCTTATTTATACCGTGTAGAAGAATGAGTCAGTATCTCTCAGAGCTGTGATGCACACACTGTACTATTAGGATATAAATACTACAAATATgcagtttctattttttatttttttgctgctttagaGTTAGATTTCTGGTAGCTAGTTCATCGGTCCATTGTCAATcaaattttttaatgtttttactaaaGGAATACTGAACCATACATGTGTTTCATTAGGAACATTcggtgccttgtaaaagtatttatgcctcttacatttttttttacattttgtaatgttacaaataCAGTTTGGACTTTAATGTGTAAATTCTGatgaattaattatttagattttaaggcattgaaaattttaattcagttaatcaaactttttaaaatgtacattcaATGGTCCAGAGCGGCAACCTTTGTATTTAGGTTTCTGGTACGCCCCTGAATCAGACGCACAAGCAACATCCGCTAACAACATCGATGGACGACAAAGCCGCTTCTCTCAGTTCATTGggggttaatttttgctttgatcTGTTTGGACACTGGAAAGGGCAATTTTTGTGCTCAACTTGTCTAATAGGAATTAGCCtatcagtgaagctattcaagcctaaaatagtaGCTCAAtactaaacatgtagcagctagCACCcaatgctaaagttagcataCATAGGCCGCACTTTGCACcaatcaacaacaataaaacaataaatatctttattgttgagcttattcaataatttagccgcaaaagtgtttttgaattgaaaatattgcttattttgtcaagatatggtttttaattaaaataaaaataaatacagggcctgcaattaactcaatttaaaaaaatgatcaagaCCCACCACAAGTTACAACCAAAAGAAGTATCCTTCAAAAAATGAAGGACATTACAGACAACACTCAGCACTTTAAGAAACTGACATACAACAgaagagtgtcttcagtcagagactATTTCAGATttactgtaatacagactgctacaggagatccttcccaACCACAGCCATCAGCATCCACAACAACCGTATGAGGAAAACTGCATAATAAGAGTAACAACATTTACTTTCTCCTGGGGATCAATTAAGTACTTTTTAATTGAGCTGAAGTGAATTGAGAAACCTGTTTGGGGTTttctgtgacagaaaaaaatccagttgttctgtgaaggcaACAGAGGTTTGTCAGACAGCAATAGTGAATGAAGAGCACTGAAAAGACGAAtatcttttctaaaaaaaagaaaaaacagctgttGAAACAAAGCCATAACAATATAATATTTACAGTTCGCAATGCACCACTTAGGGAACCAGCAAGCATGTGGGGATGAAAGAGCTCGAGCAGTCCCTCTAGGAttgtgcaatgttttttttttttttgttgtgatttttgcaACTTAAAATAACTGATGTTCTGCACATTTTAGAAAAGCTGCGGGTAAAGTtgtgatttgtatttattttatttatttttgctttatttttaccatAACATgttcttgggaaaaaaaaagtttaagttgcTGCAAGACTTTTTTGGGAAGTCTTGTATTTCTGGTCtagattaaaaacattgtgaacACCATCCCTGAAgtaaaacatggtagtggcagtatcatgctgtttGAATGCCTTCTTTGGGGTTTGACgatgaatggagctaaatacaaggAAAATCTGTTGGAGGTTGCCATGggtaattaatttgattttttatttactatgcatcattttccttctagCCAGTTATGCACTACTGGTccgtcacataaaattccagaaaaacacatgtagatttgttgttgtaatgtagtaaaaacaatgtgaaaggaggattttttttttcactaaatgaCCAAAGCTGGGTTGCAACTCCTGATCCAAATTTGGGGACTAACAGGGGCGCAGTAAAGGGGTGAAAAGCGATGACGATTCTAGaggccctgaccagcagggggccctccgcaatttaattatttatattttgttcatagacaataaaataaataaaaaaattggggtcctgtcaaatacaaaattaatcatattgtattttcaaagattgtttttagcagtaaaaatttaatgtttcccctcccagaccaaaaaacacacatccgtttttgccctgaacccccctggatctgcatgaaatggttcgttcctaCTTGGAGCGTTTAACAGTGACGTATGCAGCTACAGTcagtagaagctgcagctgaatacagCGGCGATTGTGGCAGTAACTATGCTgttaagaaaagttataaaatcaggttttcaaaaacaaaatagagaaagggagagagagaaaaaggcaaaagtgttcatttataacccagtttttctccaagagaggcgAATAGACTGTGAGATTaccaaccatttagcataattatcTTAGCTAcggactactgtttgcctccttttcactagcatttaatgaattaaggaagaaattaccaacatattcatatatttaacttgttccctgtgccttttaccacttaacagattAGTGAGTGAGCAGAAGCTCTAACACACATCCCTCCTAACCTGTTCTCTCCTGAGTgagattaaagctgcagtatgtcacttttttatcaatatttttttcacatattttttaaaactgtcattatgttgtgacagtatcgtatggtatgagaggtaatctgtgaaaaatctatttcctctgccttctcccagtactagaaacaaccagtcagtggtaGGAGAGCtgtagtgctgtcaatcacaatctcatgtggtgctgctcatccttcctccttctcaattttgtgctgtgctgcagctatcATAGCaaagagctgtgcagattcaaacagtgaatgctcagtttagttagcatcgctaccaatgacagcagatagacagtttcttgtaatgataagttgtttcttcaccattagcacatttagcagtgagtgatgAAGCTAATTGACAACGCTAAGAGCgtcctactggttctgattggttgttttagtcagaacggtgcattactttaaccagtaatagtaattcaggaaggagatggaggagattgttttcacagattatctgtctcataaactgctacgacatcatgacagctttaacaaatatggagaaaacatatttttattaaagttatgtacggcagcttgaataaaatgcaactacatagcatttttgagaagtctggtttgctttgtgtgtagttgcatgttgcttttgactgttgctcatggggagagacatttcagtatctaaaactaatagaaaaaatttaagcaacctacttgcatactggatgcgGACTGttgatgttaaattcatgagcagtaaatattgtactAATTATCAGTATTTGGACCACAGAAAGCAAGGCggttgcaagcctttaaaattgtgatgctttttgtgGGTCAAATAGAATAGAACAGCAGCTGCGCAGTGGGGCCCAATCAAATTTTtttcagggggcccaagatttctGGCAGCACCcctggaaacaaataaaaaagcaacatcttGAGTTTCCCGTTATGTCACAGATGCCACCACAACAGCTCGCAGGCTAACCACCACATGAAGGAAGTGGGGCAGCTCCCAATAAGTAACACATGATGCACTTCATGCGAGTGCAGCAAAAAGGAGGCACATGCAGCGCAACAAATGTggctcatgaaaaaaaaaaaggaggaggagggaggaggactTAAGGTGTTAACCTGCAACCTTTTTGCCTTGTTGCTCTTTCAGGTCAGGGATTTAGATCTTAATAAGGTTGCTCATTATTATCCACAGAGCATATGTATGAAATCAAGGAGCACCATGATCTGACAACTGGGACTTCAGTtgtaaattagctaaaaaaaaacccaaaaagctAGTAAttagtttaatctttgaatatTGCAGTTTTTCTCCTCATCGTCACTGTTGCACGAGGGAAAGGCAGCAATTCGCAGCATGCATTGCTTATCTGCATCTTTTGATTGCATGCACAGTGTAGATGATGAGGGCAGGGATTTATTGGGGAATTAAGGGCTccgcagaaaaacaacaacaaaaacaacaaaacagcagcagcagcgtgttGAGTTCTAtatgcagtttttgtttgctgtgaATGTGACCATATGGTTAAGGCAGTGTTCACACAAAGGCCACAGGAAACACCTCAGGATAATTACACAAGCATGTAAACACACAGCCTGAAAATGGTGCACACGCATTAcataagtgattaaaaaaaaagtggaaaataggGTGCATTTAGAAGGActttattacaaataaacatcTCTCACTCATACTCTGTGgatcacacacgcacacacacaggttgtTATCATAACCAAGCAGCATGACAGCTGTACATACCTTACTTTGTGgtcctcctctgcctctttcTAGCTGTTCCTCTGCTCTTCTCTTCTCAtcccttgtttttttgtatcacaCACTTACggttgcacacacacacacacacacattcacacacacacacgcaggcaggAAGGCAGGCGTGCTCACACAGAGCGGAGTGTGTTTGAATCTGACAGATTTCTCCCAGCTCAGTACTCTTCTCTCTcatttctcacacacacacacgcactcacacacaaacagcccTCCCCCTCCATCTTTCAAAATATGCCAGATAGCCTCTCCGCTCACGCCAGAGCAGCGTCTCTCCTCCCACTGCCGTACGCATCAGTGAGAAAGCCCCAACCCGAGCCCAAGCCACGCCCCCTCCCCTCTCCAGtccccctctctcctctcctctcctctgggCGGCTATAAATACCGCTGCTGCTATGAATACACCGTCTTTCTCCCTCAGCATCTCCCActctccctccatccatccatctatccatccttctcttcatccttccttccttccatcccGCGCCTGCGCTACCGTTCCTCCATCTCTGCTTCAAAACCTGCTTGCTGACGATGACCTTGTGTTACCACAACAGCAAGATGCAAGTGATGGCGGCGGAGAAAGAAAGAACGACGTTTCTCTGCAGACttggttgtttcttttttttcaagccGCCCGTCTCCCCGGGTTTCCTGTCTGTTACAGCGGAcgtgttcctttttttttttttttatctcccgACAGCTGCCCTTACAAATTTCACCATTTCTTCCTCAAAATATAATCCAATCTGTGCACATTATTAATAGTTGCCTATGTTACTGCTGCTTTACAGCAACTTAAGAAAGAGgaagcaaaattttaaaaaacaagtgCCAATGTTCAGTGGATAGAATGTGAACTCAGTGCAATCAGCAGCATCCTGTCTTCTGCTTCTAACCAGGGAATGAGGTTAACCAACATCTGGTTACGTGCACCGAGGGTGCACTTCGACGAAATCAAATCTTTGCCTGTAAGGCCGTATGGCATGGCACGGACAAAATTAATCCTAGCGTTCATGCAGCGCTGTGGTGTAATAACTTCATATGTGAAACACAAAAGCAAGACAAAAGGCTTCTCTACCTGGCCTTTTGTCAGCagacaaacatttctgctgatgTGCCCCTCTGATGCTGGCAGACAGAGACAAGCCACAAGGCTCTCTGCACACAACCATATAGGGTAACAAGCCTCACATCTTCTGTGTTAGTCTTTCCGtttgtcatatttgttttttttttgttaatgttacTGAATTGAAGACATTGGTATTTCACCCCTATCATACTGCATTGCCAGGCACAAATGTCCCCCAaccttttttcatgttttatcacatttaaatcacaagcttcagtttattttactaGAATTGTATGAGGTATGGCAACAAAGTGGCGTGCAGTAGCTTTAGGCCTCTAGCAGCTTTTCACAAATAGCGACTGAACAAAAACTGTCCACTGATGATATCcaccattggttttagctgtgaAGTTGTCAATATATGGCTCTAAATCTTAAACGTATGTGtgatatgtaaaagaaaaagagacgcAATGCTTTGCTGCAACTTAACTCTACGAgaactagataacaaggtcagtAAAAGGTTTTCACTTAGTTTAGGAAAAATGCACACattgttaaagtattttgtagatacatataaactttgtccaaattctgtcctaggtttgaacaaaattattcaaagaaaaaacaaccaagtaacctaaaggtcagaagtttgattAGACCtcaaaactgaataataaatattggTATCAATATTGGTATTGGCGACATGAGCCCTGAATTTACTTGGTATCGGTCCGTTGGAGCAGCCAACTCTTCAAGACATTTTGTTTCACTAGATTTTTATTGATAGCAATGTGTAAAACCATATATTCCTTTCTGTCCATTTCAAAGTCATATATGTTACTTTCTGTTAGCCTTTTCACATGAAATTCCAACAGGATCACTGAATACTGCGGTGGCAACATGACTAAATCTGGAAAGGTTCAAGGAGCAGCAGTACCGCTATAAGgcacttcataaaaaaaacaaacaatcctgTTCAATGTTAAATCAGAAACAGATTGAAAACCAGATACCGAATTTGTCTCCATAAATGGTAAAGGAAATGACGAAGTGCTGCTTAAAAGCTAACGCACTGAAAACCAATGATGAGTCatcggtgtgtgtgtggaagcaACTGCAAGTTTCAGGGTCAAACTGCTCAGATGAGAGTTTATGCCAGGATGTGCACGTGCCGACGTGCTTTAGGGCTGCTCCCCTGTAAGTTTAAGGGCCGCCTGCAGGTTCTGAGCGGACTCCGCGTGCGTCCTCTGGGAGCCCCTGAGAGCTTCCTGGAGGTCCCCAGGGGACACCAGGTGCAGTCGGAGCAGAGAGTTCATCAGCTGGGAGCGAGCAACGCCGATGAAAGAGTGCGACAAAAAGCATGAGAGTCCTCCGCCGGATTTTGTGGTGTAAAGAGGGACTCGGACCATTCCCAGCACCTGgatggagagagaagaaaaggaagaggtGATGTGGGAGCTGAGCGCATCACCTGATCCTTAAAGTTGCTCGCCTTTCATCGCTCATTACCTCCAGACCGTGATCGGCTGCGGTGGATGCAGCTGCTTTCTCTATCTCCCGAATCTGCTCCTCTTCTATCTTCTTCACGTAGAAGTGAAGGATGAGGTGGGAGGAAGAGGAATAGGTGCCTGAACGAGGAGGGCTAAAACAAGACTCCACGTGATCTTCCTTAGAAACTGGCACAGCCACGCCCAACTCCTCCAGTAATTCCCTGGTAAGCCCCTCCTCCAGGGTCTCCTCGGAGGGGTTAACAAAACTAATGTGTCGAAAAAGCAAGGGTCAACATTACTCAATCAAAATGATAATGCAATCCAGTACTTCCAAAAGACTCCTTAGTACACAAGACAACTGAATGATTCTTAAACAACAAAGCTAGAAAGGACTACAGCCTAGTCCTTCATCGGTAAGAAAGTGTTTATAATAATACAAGGAATAGAAAGAAACAATGACAATATCGTAACTAAAAAAGTAAATAGAGTGCAGATTATTAAGGGAAGGTAATCAGACATAAAATCAATCTGAAACCAGGTTATTGCAGCTTTACACTAATTCCTCAATGAGAAGTGTCTTTGTTGATGCAAAGCAATAGTGCTGGTAACTTCAGCCCCCCTAATTTTCACTATTAAATATTGTCTTGCATTAGCAGTATACTAATAAcactttaaatttttacataaaacgTGCATGTAAACAAAGAACAATTCTGGTTCAAGCAGAGGGCTGtgtcctaataactgctggatatattaaggacgcagttctccgtctccaaatccggttttgttcacaCCGAGTTTACACGCAgcggctttatttccctccagtactgccagatcgatactcctcaacttagaagctgcatcatatgagtttgaaaacatttcttcatcgtgcctgctgctagcatgtgcttgttccaaatgaaaattagcgcgttctttgatttccaattttgacttccaataattcacttcctgctaaagagccccctggtgtaGTGATGGGCTATCTGAAGCCAGGGTTCAAGGCGtgtaccgagtaaaaagggggcgtgtcccATGAAGCCCAgcttcttgctgaaaaccacgtgactggcaacaaacgatGCCTCACATTGCCTGGGTCAcatgactgcttcattttgcgtgtcgattttcaaaataaaagcgcgatgagCCGTGCTGCTTCATGGGTTGTTGTCCATTTGGTCTCGCATCAGAGGAGAacatttgtcttcagtggccaaaataaaattaacattgaccaacatatttgatgtgtattgatgatggtactcatcaaaatgtaatgtttgttactggttttctcgattgtagattatgtttttttataactatatttttgtgattttatgatgtaaatctctttgaactgcattgttgctgaaacgtgctgcacaaataaacttgattgattgtctgaaatggagccagcaagaggaaaatctctgacttCTGGGAATTCTTTGAGATTATcgctcacaataaaattcttcttagataacaataattaacacctccacctcccaatttctcaccttctggaAAGTAccactattatttgtagtctgattagcaaagatatatcacatcagaaacagatttaatgctgttgcaaaactaaaattcaacatttagccaaatataagggatcagagccaattagACATCCAAGAAAAAGCGAAAGCTCCAACAGGCACTGCACTtccaagacactaaaacatcaaatgtctttattgtcaaatccgtctatgacataaaagaaaCCCCAACACATCCACTGACCTTCAACATATACCAGTATTAGATTGGcgacaaatcattttaataattaaaacatatgacaattaaatatggtttcattgattctcctgttactaaacatgagtttgatgaaaacttcgtgacaatattgcatttagtaatttttggaagtatgatccaactgagtgacaaggctgttacagtttcaccagcagatgtcactagtgagtgATGAATGAAGCATCGGGTAACGAACCTTTCAGCAAAGCAAAAGGCTGGAAAGCTTCATTGCTTtatgaggcttcatttgcccatc
This region includes:
- the LOC103466890 gene encoding U8 snoRNA-decapping enzyme isoform X1, giving the protein MTSPKYRGFSRLVSCLQSGLLTQHRKKGEQIKKGMASGQMSRDEALECTHCRHACHVLLYSETASHLFGRIPIRYIVLMQMRFDGLLGFPGGFVNPSEETLEEGLTRELLEELGVAVPVSKEDHVESCFSPPRSGTYSSSSHLILHFYVKKIEEEQIREIEKAAASTAADHGLEVLGMVRVPLYTTKSGGGLSCFLSHSFIGVARSQLMNSLLRLHLVSPGDLQEALRGSQRTHAESAQNLQAALKLTGEQP
- the LOC103466890 gene encoding U8 snoRNA-decapping enzyme isoform X2 gives rise to the protein MASGQMSRDEALECTHCRHACHVLLYSETASHLFGRIPIRYIVLMQMRFDGLLGFPGGFVNPSEETLEEGLTRELLEELGVAVPVSKEDHVESCFSPPRSGTYSSSSHLILHFYVKKIEEEQIREIEKAAASTAADHGLEVLGMVRVPLYTTKSGGGLSCFLSHSFIGVARSQLMNSLLRLHLVSPGDLQEALRGSQRTHAESAQNLQAALKLTGEQP